Proteins encoded in a region of the Armatimonadota bacterium genome:
- the thrS gene encoding threonine--tRNA ligase, with the protein MARITVTLPNGSRREYEPGVSLAQVASDAGVRDALAARVNGEMRDLAARLDADAQVELLTFDQPEGREVYWHSSAHLLAQAVKELFPEAKLAIGPPIEQGFYYDIDIGRPFTPEDLERIEARMRELAAKDQPIERVELPRDEALRMYEQMGEKYKVELLRQDIPDARVSFYRQDGFIDMCRGPHLPRTGLIKAIKLLSTGGAYWRGDEHREMLSRIYGIAFPRQEQLDEHLHLLEEAKRRDHRRLGKELKLFAFAEEVGQGLPLWLPRGATVRRILENYIVEKELAHGYQHVFAPDLASSTLYKISGHWEHFRENMYPPMLVDRDELVLKPMNCPHHIVIYKQEQRSYRDLPVRIAELGRMYRYERSGTLTGLHRVRSMTLNDAHIFCRVDQIKEEFARVVGLIQEVYRDLKITDYKYNLSLHTPGDTANFYPDEQLWGTAERMLREVLDDLGLAYTPVVGDAAFYGPKLDVQIRTAIGKEEALSTVQLDFLLPRRFGLEYIGEDGRPHPPVLIHRAVISTLERMMAFLIEYYAGDFPVWLAPEQVRILPVAERHLPYARQVRTQLVQRRLRVEVDESNERVSYKVRRGELEHVPYMLVVGDREASSGQVAVRSRAAGDLGPMPLEQFIARITDQVAAKA; encoded by the coding sequence ATGGCGCGGATCACGGTCACGCTGCCGAACGGCAGCCGCAGGGAGTACGAACCGGGGGTGAGCCTGGCGCAGGTGGCCTCCGACGCGGGCGTGCGCGACGCCCTCGCGGCCAGGGTCAACGGCGAGATGCGCGACCTAGCCGCCCGGCTCGACGCCGACGCGCAGGTAGAACTCCTCACCTTCGATCAGCCCGAAGGCCGCGAGGTGTACTGGCACTCCTCCGCCCACCTGTTGGCCCAGGCCGTCAAGGAGCTCTTCCCCGAGGCCAAACTGGCCATCGGCCCGCCCATCGAGCAGGGCTTCTACTACGACATCGACATCGGCCGGCCGTTCACGCCGGAAGACCTGGAGCGCATCGAGGCCCGCATGCGCGAGCTGGCGGCGAAAGACCAGCCCATCGAGCGGGTGGAGCTCCCCCGCGACGAGGCCCTGCGCATGTACGAGCAGATGGGCGAGAAGTACAAGGTGGAACTGCTGCGCCAGGACATTCCCGATGCCAGGGTGTCCTTCTACCGCCAGGACGGGTTCATCGACATGTGCCGGGGGCCGCACCTGCCCCGCACGGGGCTGATCAAGGCCATCAAACTGCTGAGCACGGGCGGGGCCTACTGGCGTGGGGACGAGCACCGCGAGATGCTCTCCCGCATCTACGGCATCGCCTTTCCCCGCCAGGAGCAACTGGACGAACACCTGCACCTGCTGGAGGAGGCCAAGCGCCGCGACCACAGGCGGCTGGGCAAGGAGCTCAAGCTCTTCGCCTTCGCCGAGGAAGTGGGCCAGGGGCTGCCCCTGTGGCTCCCGCGGGGGGCGACGGTGCGGCGCATCCTGGAAAACTACATCGTGGAGAAGGAGCTGGCCCACGGCTACCAGCACGTCTTCGCGCCCGATCTGGCCTCGTCCACGCTGTACAAGATCTCGGGGCACTGGGAGCACTTCCGCGAGAACATGTACCCGCCGATGCTGGTAGACCGCGACGAGCTGGTGCTGAAGCCGATGAACTGCCCCCACCACATCGTGATCTACAAGCAGGAGCAGCGTTCCTATCGCGACCTGCCGGTGCGGATCGCCGAGCTGGGGCGGATGTACCGGTACGAACGTTCGGGGACGCTGACGGGGCTGCACCGTGTGCGGTCCATGACCCTCAACGACGCGCACATCTTCTGTCGGGTGGATCAGATCAAAGAGGAGTTCGCCCGGGTCGTCGGGCTCATCCAGGAAGTGTACCGCGACCTGAAGATCACCGACTACAAGTACAACCTGTCGTTGCACACGCCGGGCGACACGGCGAACTTCTATCCGGACGAGCAGCTCTGGGGCACGGCGGAACGGATGCTGCGGGAGGTGCTGGACGACCTGGGCCTAGCCTACACGCCGGTCGTCGGCGATGCGGCGTTTTACGGGCCCAAGCTGGACGTGCAGATCCGGACGGCGATTGGCAAGGAGGAGGCGCTCTCCACGGTCCAGCTCGACTTCCTCCTGCCGCGGCGCTTCGGGCTGGAGTACATCGGCGAGGACGGCCGACCGCATCCGCCGGTGCTGATCCACCGCGCCGTGATCAGCACCCTGGAGCGCATGATGGCCTTCCTGATCGAGTACTACGCCGGTGACTTCCCGGTCTGGCTGGCTCCGGAGCAGGTGCGGATCCTGCCCGTCGCGGAGCGCCATCTGCCCTACGCACGGCAGGTGCGCACGCAACTGGTCCAGCGCCGGCTTCGGGTGGAGGTGGACGAAAGCAACGAGCGGGTGAGTTACAAAGTCCGGCGCGGCGAGCTGGAGCACGTCCCCTATATGCTCGTCGTCGGCGACAGGGAAGCCTCCAGCGGTCAGGTCGCCGTGCGCAGCCGGGCCGCAGGCGACTTGGGCCCGATGCCGCTGGAGCAGTTCATCGCCCGGATCACCGATCAGGTGGCGGCCAAGGCCTGA
- a CDS encoding DNA internalization-related competence protein ComEC/Rec2 — protein sequence MFRPIVWMAWALAAGIAVAPAAGLTIEAWVILAAVAAAAAAVLLVRRRPAAVPLLAVVGCLGAVLYLRDARPLPSDPFVELEGRGVVLTGVVAQPLQRRRGRTHVVLASREIRTEAGVRRIAGRVLVSVRGTSDLRYGDVVRARGRLLRPPPPGNPGEPSYRSLLIARGIRSMLVQRRGDPVEVVARGRSSPLLAGIYGLRERVAAAFSVGLPGLRGALLTSLLLGDDGALPEEVTEAFRRAGLLHILVVSGAQVGLVMAVLVWIARLLRAPPLLASVASALGVVVFALMAGWAPSVARAALMGVTAAAALAGARVYDVFAALAFAALALLATSPLLLFDPGFQLSFVATWALVYVAPAVGLTARGLPRAAARLIEMTVAAQVAVLPVLAYHFQQLPLAGFVANLAVVPIVAVLVPAGFAAAAVGAAVPSLAAIGAQPLAPLLDAVLFLARTFAGWPGAAVPVFPPTLAAIAGFYLGLVGVVEWRRGRLAVRRPMALAVLLGVVALSLWARALPTGDRLQVAVLDVGQGDAILLRGPSGRTVLIDGGGEVEGHPTGYDVGARRVVPALRRLGVRAIDVVVLSHPHEDHVGGLVAVLQNFRVGLVLDSGLPHPAPSYARLLELVRSRRIPYRLARRGLRLDLGDGVLLAVLLPQDPLIVGSGADPNLNSVVLRLTYRRVAALFTGDMEALNELELLDRGDELRSAILKVAHHGSDTSTTEAFVDAVRPALALISVGVVNPFGHPHRRTLETLEEWGAQIFRTDRDGAILIQTDGARVAVRAVRR from the coding sequence GTGTTTCGCCCCATCGTCTGGATGGCGTGGGCCCTGGCTGCGGGCATCGCCGTTGCCCCCGCGGCGGGTCTGACCATCGAGGCGTGGGTGATCTTGGCGGCGGTCGCCGCGGCAGCCGCCGCCGTCCTGCTGGTCCGACGCCGGCCGGCCGCCGTCCCGCTGCTGGCCGTCGTGGGCTGTCTGGGGGCCGTCCTCTACCTCCGCGACGCCCGGCCGCTTCCTTCCGACCCGTTCGTCGAGCTCGAGGGACGAGGTGTCGTTCTCACCGGGGTGGTGGCACAGCCTCTCCAGCGGCGCCGGGGACGCACCCATGTCGTCCTCGCCTCGCGCGAGATCCGTACCGAGGCCGGGGTGCGCCGGATCGCAGGCCGGGTGCTGGTCAGCGTCCGGGGCACCTCCGATCTGCGCTACGGCGATGTGGTGCGCGCCCGCGGACGGTTGCTTCGGCCGCCGCCGCCGGGAAATCCCGGTGAGCCGTCCTACCGCAGCCTCCTCATCGCCCGGGGCATTCGCTCGATGCTGGTGCAGCGGCGTGGCGATCCTGTGGAGGTTGTCGCCCGCGGCCGGAGCTCTCCGCTCCTTGCCGGAATCTACGGCCTGCGGGAACGGGTTGCCGCGGCCTTTTCGGTCGGCCTCCCGGGCCTGCGGGGAGCGCTGCTGACCAGTCTGCTGCTGGGTGACGACGGCGCGCTGCCGGAGGAGGTGACGGAGGCCTTCCGGCGCGCGGGACTGCTCCACATCCTCGTCGTCTCCGGCGCGCAGGTCGGTCTGGTCATGGCCGTCCTGGTCTGGATCGCCCGCCTGCTGCGGGCTCCGCCGCTGCTGGCGTCTGTGGCCTCCGCCCTGGGGGTGGTCGTCTTCGCTCTGATGGCCGGCTGGGCCCCTTCGGTGGCCCGCGCGGCGCTGATGGGCGTCACCGCCGCAGCGGCTCTGGCCGGCGCCCGCGTCTACGACGTGTTCGCCGCGCTGGCCTTCGCCGCGCTGGCGTTGCTGGCCACCTCGCCGCTGCTGCTGTTCGATCCGGGGTTCCAGCTGTCGTTCGTGGCGACCTGGGCGCTGGTCTACGTCGCCCCGGCCGTCGGCCTGACCGCCAGAGGGCTGCCCCGCGCCGCCGCCCGTCTGATCGAGATGACCGTGGCCGCCCAGGTCGCGGTGCTGCCCGTTCTGGCCTATCATTTCCAGCAACTCCCGCTTGCGGGATTCGTGGCCAACCTGGCGGTCGTGCCCATCGTCGCGGTCCTCGTACCGGCCGGATTCGCGGCCGCCGCGGTGGGCGCGGCCGTTCCCTCCCTGGCCGCGATCGGGGCGCAGCCGTTGGCCCCCCTGCTGGACGCCGTCCTCTTCCTGGCCCGAACCTTCGCCGGGTGGCCGGGCGCCGCCGTCCCGGTCTTCCCGCCCACATTGGCTGCCATCGCGGGCTTCTACCTCGGTCTGGTCGGGGTGGTGGAGTGGCGTCGAGGCCGCCTCGCCGTGCGGCGGCCGATGGCCCTGGCCGTCCTGCTGGGCGTCGTCGCCCTCTCCCTTTGGGCCCGGGCTCTCCCGACCGGGGACCGGTTGCAGGTCGCCGTTCTCGACGTGGGACAGGGGGACGCCATCCTGCTGCGCGGCCCCTCCGGCAGGACGGTGCTCATCGACGGCGGTGGTGAGGTGGAAGGACACCCCACCGGCTACGATGTCGGCGCGCGGCGGGTGGTGCCGGCGTTGCGCCGGCTCGGCGTGCGGGCCATCGATGTGGTCGTCCTCTCCCACCCCCATGAAGACCACGTCGGAGGACTCGTTGCCGTCTTGCAGAACTTCAGGGTGGGCCTGGTGCTGGACAGCGGTCTGCCGCATCCGGCCCCGTCCTATGCCCGACTACTGGAACTGGTCCGCTCGCGGAGGATCCCCTACCGGCTGGCCCGGCGCGGCCTGCGGCTGGACCTCGGCGACGGCGTGCTCCTGGCGGTGTTGCTGCCCCAGGATCCGCTCATCGTCGGGTCGGGCGCCGATCCGAACCTCAACTCGGTGGTCCTCCGCCTGACGTACCGGCGGGTCGCCGCGCTGTTCACGGGAGACATGGAGGCGTTGAACGAACTGGAGCTGCTGGACCGGGGAGACGAGCTGCGCAGCGCCATCCTCAAGGTGGCGCATCACGGCAGCGATACCTCGACCACCGAGGCCTTCGTGGACGCCGTACGGCCGGCGCTGGCCCTGATCTCCGTCGGGGTGGTCAATCCATTCGGACATCCCCACCGGCGGACCCTGGAGACGCTGGAGGAGTGGGGGGCGCAGATCTTCCGCACCGACCGGGACGGGGCCATCCTCATCCAGACCGACGGGGCGCGGGTGGCGGTGCGCGCGGTGCGCCGCTGA
- the holA gene encoding DNA polymerase III subunit delta encodes MAAPRAHVYLLLGEEDLLADQALAELLDRLVPPPERDLNLDVVRADEIAITDLITLVDTLPFFGQRRAVVVKDADLFKPADQDRLAAYLDRGAPPSALILVARQLDRRRRLYTTIRRLGEVQEFPRLTLRQLPAWVHERVRREGRRIDADAVDLLISRVGPGLRQLSLELEKLFAYVESLERITRRDVEATVSRTAESTIFTLVDAIGAGRSGQALQTLAEILREEAPPYVMFMIARHFRLLMRASLLRVRRRPAGAIQEALGVPPYVARKIMAQAEAFPPERFPAIFARLHEADRAIKSTGHPALALQTLIAELCLPPRQAVGGRS; translated from the coding sequence ATGGCGGCGCCGCGGGCGCACGTCTATCTCCTCCTGGGCGAGGAGGACCTGCTCGCCGATCAGGCCCTGGCCGAACTGCTCGACCGTCTCGTCCCGCCCCCGGAGCGCGATCTCAACCTCGATGTGGTCCGAGCCGACGAGATCGCCATCACCGACCTCATCACCCTGGTCGACACGCTGCCGTTTTTCGGGCAGCGCCGCGCCGTGGTGGTCAAAGACGCCGACCTGTTCAAGCCGGCGGACCAGGACCGCCTGGCCGCATATCTCGACCGGGGGGCCCCGCCGTCCGCCCTGATCCTCGTCGCCCGGCAGCTCGACCGGCGGCGACGGCTCTACACGACGATCCGCCGCCTGGGCGAGGTCCAGGAGTTTCCGCGGCTCACCCTCCGCCAGCTGCCGGCCTGGGTACACGAGCGCGTCCGGCGGGAAGGCCGACGCATCGACGCCGATGCGGTGGACCTCCTGATCTCGCGGGTCGGGCCGGGGTTGCGGCAACTTTCCCTGGAACTGGAGAAGCTCTTCGCCTACGTGGAGAGCCTGGAGCGGATCACGCGCCGGGACGTGGAGGCGACGGTCAGCCGGACCGCCGAGAGCACGATCTTTACGCTGGTGGACGCCATCGGGGCCGGCCGGTCGGGCCAGGCGCTGCAGACCCTGGCCGAGATCCTGCGGGAGGAGGCGCCGCCCTACGTCATGTTCATGATCGCGCGCCACTTCCGGTTGCTGATGCGGGCCAGCCTGCTGCGGGTGCGCCGGCGGCCGGCCGGCGCGATCCAGGAGGCGTTGGGCGTACCGCCCTATGTGGCGCGGAAGATCATGGCTCAGGCCGAGGCCTTCCCGCCGGAGAGATTCCCCGCAATCTTTGCGCGGCTGCACGAAGCCGACCGGGCGATCAAGAGCACGGGGCATCCCGCGCTGGCGCTGCAGACGCTGATCGCGGAGCTGTGCCTGCCTCCGAGGCAGGCCGTGGGAGGCCGGTCCTGA
- the rpsT gene encoding 30S ribosomal protein S20 yields MAKRSRSGLKRMRQAERRRRQNQAVRSRLRTLAKAATTPEALRAAIAALDKAAGAGIIHKNTAARRKSRLIARFRRAAAA; encoded by the coding sequence GTGGCCAAGCGGTCGCGGTCGGGATTGAAACGGATGCGCCAGGCGGAGCGCCGCCGGCGGCAGAACCAGGCGGTGCGGTCGCGTCTGCGGACGCTGGCCAAAGCCGCCACCACGCCGGAGGCCCTGCGGGCGGCGATCGCCGCGCTGGACAAAGCGGCCGGCGCGGGGATCATCCACAAGAACACGGCCGCCCGTCGGAAGTCGCGGCTCATTGCCCGCTTCCGGCGCGCCGCAGCGGCCTGA
- the murJ gene encoding murein biosynthesis integral membrane protein MurJ — MKDAKPEAILAQPPARDKEAPRLRAGLARAATVMAAATVASRLLGLIREIVAAALFGATNAKAAYVIAYYVPFFVQRLLLGGTLSIVFIPTISRYLARGERAEARAASANLFTLVLLLGLAMVALGQLLAPLLVPLAAPGFAASPGLTALAVHLTRIIFVAMLFLALSVYVTGFLQAHEHFTVPALAPLVFNLVIIAGTLVLGVRYGITGLAVSWIFGTAAQFLVQLPAARRLGLRFGRPDLRHPAVAEVGRLAVPAMLGLAIVEINAYVGRFFASYVPSTATTNAVAVLDYAYEVVQAPAGIFAVSIATAIFPLLAAQAAVDEPAELRATAGLALRILAAIILPVAAFAVALREPLIALLFERGLFTGAATQATSAAVGAYALGLPAIAAFYIVTRAYYALHDMATPVRVGVWMVGLNAVLDYLLLRIWGATGIALATSIVAAVNLVTLLVLLRRRLGRIEGRALISTAGRVTLAAAASAVVMAVVSRAAAPEAAVQLLAGGAAGAAVYLLAARVLRVDELRVAWGMVWRRRRAR; from the coding sequence ATGAAAGACGCGAAACCGGAGGCTATCCTAGCACAGCCGCCCGCAAGGGACAAGGAAGCCCCGCGGCTGCGGGCCGGTCTGGCCCGCGCCGCGACCGTCATGGCCGCCGCCACGGTGGCCAGCCGGCTGCTGGGTCTGATCCGGGAGATCGTCGCCGCGGCCCTCTTCGGGGCGACGAACGCCAAAGCGGCCTACGTCATCGCCTACTACGTGCCGTTCTTCGTCCAGCGGCTGTTGCTGGGAGGCACGCTGAGCATCGTCTTCATCCCGACGATCAGCCGCTACCTGGCCCGGGGGGAGCGGGCGGAGGCCCGAGCCGCCTCCGCGAACCTGTTCACCCTCGTCCTCCTCCTCGGCCTGGCCATGGTTGCGCTCGGGCAGCTCCTCGCCCCGCTGCTGGTCCCGCTGGCCGCGCCCGGGTTCGCCGCCTCGCCGGGCCTGACGGCCCTGGCCGTGCACCTGACGCGCATCATCTTCGTCGCCATGCTCTTCCTGGCCCTCTCCGTCTATGTCACGGGATTCCTCCAGGCGCACGAGCACTTCACCGTTCCGGCCCTGGCCCCGCTCGTCTTCAACCTGGTGATCATCGCCGGAACGCTGGTCCTGGGCGTGCGCTACGGGATCACCGGCCTGGCCGTGAGCTGGATCTTCGGCACCGCCGCGCAGTTCCTGGTTCAGCTGCCGGCGGCACGGCGGTTGGGGTTGCGCTTCGGCCGGCCCGACCTGCGCCATCCGGCGGTGGCGGAGGTGGGGCGGCTGGCGGTGCCCGCGATGCTGGGGCTGGCCATCGTGGAGATCAATGCCTACGTCGGGAGGTTCTTTGCCTCCTATGTCCCCAGCACCGCGACCACCAATGCGGTCGCGGTGCTGGATTATGCCTACGAGGTCGTCCAGGCTCCGGCGGGCATCTTCGCCGTCTCCATTGCCACGGCCATCTTCCCGTTGCTGGCGGCCCAGGCCGCGGTGGACGAGCCGGCCGAACTGCGGGCCACGGCGGGGCTGGCCCTGCGCATCCTCGCCGCCATCATCCTGCCGGTCGCCGCGTTTGCCGTGGCCCTCCGGGAACCGCTGATCGCCCTCCTCTTCGAGCGAGGCCTGTTCACCGGCGCGGCGACGCAGGCCACGAGCGCCGCGGTGGGGGCCTACGCCCTGGGGCTGCCCGCCATCGCCGCCTTCTACATCGTGACCCGCGCCTACTATGCCCTCCACGACATGGCCACGCCGGTGCGCGTCGGGGTGTGGATGGTGGGGCTGAACGCCGTGCTCGACTATCTCCTGCTGCGGATCTGGGGGGCCACCGGGATCGCTCTGGCCACTTCGATCGTGGCCGCGGTCAACCTGGTGACGTTGCTCGTGCTGCTGCGGCGGCGCCTGGGGCGCATCGAGGGCCGCGCCCTGATCTCCACCGCGGGCCGGGTTACCCTGGCCGCCGCCGCCAGCGCCGTTGTCATGGCTGTGGTCTCCCGGGCCGCGGCTCCGGAGGCGGCGGTCCAACTCCTGGCGGGAGGAGCGGCCGGGGCGGCGGTCTATCTCCTGGCGGCGCGGGTCCTGCGGGTGGACGAATTGCGCGTCGCCTGGGGTATGGTCTGGAGGAGACGCCGGGCGCGTTGA
- the hrcA gene encoding heat-inducible transcriptional repressor HrcA: MQLDARKREILRAVVQTYVSEAEPVGSERVAHRLRERLSPATVRNEMAALEELGVLTHPHTSAGRIPTDLGYRLYVEMLREDAPPSAQERTRLRRLLADREEREGFPGGVARALAAVTEHAALVSAPAPEHQRFKHLHFLPLGATEVMAVIVTDAGTIQGRTFDVREALEPEALDRLSRVISQRLQGYELHEITGGLLARMVDEAAWQQRILEQLLAWMRAVGPAAPRRVYIEGTANILRQPEFRDARAAEPVLAALEDDAVVADLLRSAPDRDVWVIIGREHRREELRGTSVIAAAYRVHGRAVGTLGIVGPTRMHYGRIISLVRYLAESVGELLTAPS, translated from the coding sequence TTGCAGCTGGACGCGCGCAAGCGGGAGATCCTCAGAGCGGTGGTCCAGACCTACGTCAGCGAGGCCGAGCCGGTGGGCTCGGAGCGCGTCGCGCACCGGCTGCGCGAACGCCTCAGCCCGGCCACGGTGCGCAACGAGATGGCCGCCCTGGAAGAGCTGGGCGTGTTGACGCACCCCCACACCTCGGCCGGTCGCATTCCCACCGACCTGGGATACCGGCTGTACGTGGAGATGCTGCGGGAGGATGCGCCGCCGTCGGCGCAGGAGCGCACCCGGCTGCGCCGTCTGCTCGCCGACCGCGAGGAACGCGAAGGGTTCCCCGGGGGCGTGGCGCGCGCGTTGGCCGCGGTCACGGAGCATGCGGCGCTGGTCAGCGCACCGGCTCCGGAGCACCAGCGGTTCAAGCACCTGCACTTCCTGCCCCTCGGCGCCACGGAGGTCATGGCCGTGATCGTCACGGACGCCGGGACGATCCAGGGTCGCACCTTCGACGTCCGCGAGGCCCTGGAACCGGAAGCCCTGGATCGCCTTTCGCGTGTCATCAGCCAGCGCCTGCAGGGCTACGAGCTGCATGAGATCACCGGCGGCCTGCTGGCGCGCATGGTGGATGAGGCGGCCTGGCAGCAGCGCATCCTGGAGCAGCTGCTGGCCTGGATGCGGGCCGTTGGCCCCGCCGCCCCGCGCCGCGTCTACATCGAGGGCACGGCCAACATCCTCCGGCAGCCGGAGTTTCGGGACGCGCGCGCGGCAGAGCCCGTGCTCGCCGCGCTGGAAGACGACGCCGTGGTTGCCGACCTGCTGCGTTCGGCGCCGGACCGCGACGTCTGGGTGATCATCGGGCGCGAGCACCGCCGGGAGGAGCTGCGCGGGACCAGCGTGATTGCCGCGGCGTACCGCGTCCACGGCCGCGCCGTGGGGACGCTGGGCATCGTCGGTCCCACGCGGATGCACTATGGTAGGATTATCTCGCTTGTGCGGTACCTGGCGGAGAGCGTCGGCGAACTCCTCACCGCGCCGTCCTGA
- the dnaJ gene encoding molecular chaperone DnaJ, which translates to MRDYYAVLGVDRDASQDEIKQAFRRLARQYHPDVKKDDPQADERFKEINEAYQVLSDPERRAHYDRFGTVPSPGADLRDTGFGPFEDLFDMFFGRRERVSPEAPERGADLRYDLELTLEEAAAGVEKTVEITRLDTCPSCFGTGAERGSAPETCTTCRGAGEVRYAQRTIFGSFTQVTTCPTCGGSGKVIPRPCRTCRGSGRAEQRRTLSVKVPAGVDHGMRLRLAGEGESGARGGPRGDLYVFIHLKPHPVFERRGRDLFSSFEISMTQAALGAEVQIPTLEGPVAHRIPAGVQPGDVLTLKGKGMPDARGGRGDLHVRLDVRVPTDLSAEERQVLLQFARLRGEQVAPPRKKLSARVKDLLQ; encoded by the coding sequence ATGCGCGACTACTACGCCGTCCTCGGCGTCGACCGCGACGCCTCGCAGGACGAGATCAAACAGGCCTTCCGCCGTCTGGCTCGGCAGTACCATCCGGACGTCAAAAAGGACGATCCGCAGGCCGACGAGCGCTTCAAGGAGATCAACGAGGCCTACCAGGTCCTAAGCGACCCCGAGCGGCGGGCCCACTACGATCGTTTCGGCACCGTCCCCTCCCCGGGGGCCGACCTCCGCGACACCGGCTTCGGGCCCTTTGAGGATCTCTTCGACATGTTCTTCGGCCGTCGGGAGCGCGTCTCTCCCGAGGCGCCGGAGCGGGGGGCGGATCTGCGCTACGATCTCGAGCTGACCCTGGAAGAGGCGGCCGCGGGTGTGGAGAAGACTGTTGAGATCACCCGACTGGATACCTGCCCGTCCTGCTTCGGGACGGGCGCCGAGCGCGGCTCGGCGCCCGAAACCTGTACGACCTGCCGCGGCGCGGGCGAGGTCCGGTACGCCCAGCGCACCATCTTCGGCTCCTTCACGCAGGTGACGACCTGCCCGACCTGCGGGGGAAGCGGCAAGGTCATCCCTCGGCCCTGCCGGACCTGTCGCGGCAGCGGGCGGGCGGAGCAGCGGCGCACCCTGTCCGTCAAGGTCCCTGCTGGCGTGGACCACGGGATGCGCCTGCGCCTGGCGGGGGAAGGAGAGAGCGGCGCACGCGGCGGGCCCCGCGGCGACCTGTACGTCTTCATCCACCTCAAACCGCACCCGGTGTTCGAGCGGCGCGGGCGGGACCTGTTCAGTTCCTTTGAGATCTCCATGACCCAGGCCGCGCTCGGCGCCGAGGTCCAGATCCCCACGCTGGAAGGACCGGTGGCCCACCGGATCCCGGCCGGCGTGCAGCCCGGGGACGTCCTCACGCTGAAGGGGAAGGGGATGCCCGACGCCCGCGGCGGGCGCGGCGACCTTCATGTGCGGCTGGACGTCCGCGTGCCCACCGACCTCAGCGCGGAGGAACGCCAGGTGCTCCTGCAGTTCGCGCGGCTGCGCGGCGAACAGGTCGCACCCCCGCGCAAGAAGCTCTCCGCCAGGGTGAAAGACCTCCTCCAGTGA
- the prmA gene encoding 50S ribosomal protein L11 methyltransferase — protein MKWLEITVTTAPPAVEAVADLLLSCRAGGVAEETVPSGQVKVRAYLPAGPSSAVALRALRGLLRRLPEYGLDAGRATVEAAEIDDERWAEAWKEYTRPFAVGRLWITPTWDRTPAPEGSVVVELDPGMAFGSGQHPSTRLCLDVVSRLVAAGMVVFDIGAGSGILAVAAAKLGAGRVLARDLDPLAVEVARRNVVHNAVADRVTVEEGNLLQGVADQAHLILANLTADLHLEFLPQAQSRLLPGGRLAASGIVAERVADVVAAARRVGLATEETLAEGEWRCLVLRPFADPAGADAGR, from the coding sequence GTGAAGTGGCTGGAGATCACGGTCACCACGGCGCCGCCGGCGGTCGAGGCGGTGGCCGACCTGTTGCTGTCCTGCCGCGCCGGAGGGGTGGCCGAAGAGACGGTGCCCTCCGGACAGGTGAAGGTCCGCGCCTACCTGCCCGCGGGACCGTCCAGCGCGGTCGCCCTCCGCGCCCTGAGGGGGTTGCTCCGTCGCCTGCCGGAGTACGGGCTGGACGCCGGCCGGGCCACCGTGGAAGCAGCGGAGATCGATGACGAGCGGTGGGCGGAGGCCTGGAAAGAATACACCCGGCCGTTCGCCGTGGGACGGTTGTGGATCACGCCCACCTGGGACCGCACCCCGGCCCCGGAGGGATCCGTCGTCGTCGAGCTCGACCCGGGGATGGCCTTCGGCAGCGGTCAGCATCCCTCGACCCGCCTGTGTCTGGATGTAGTCTCCCGGCTCGTCGCGGCCGGGATGGTGGTGTTTGACATCGGGGCCGGCTCGGGCATCCTCGCCGTCGCCGCGGCAAAGCTGGGAGCGGGCCGGGTCCTGGCCCGCGACCTTGACCCGCTGGCCGTGGAGGTGGCGCGCCGGAACGTGGTCCACAACGCCGTGGCCGATCGCGTGACCGTGGAGGAGGGAAACCTCCTGCAGGGGGTCGCGGATCAGGCCCACCTCATCCTGGCCAATCTGACCGCCGACCTGCACCTGGAGTTCCTCCCACAGGCGCAGTCGCGGTTGCTCCCGGGCGGCCGCCTCGCCGCCTCCGGCATCGTCGCCGAACGCGTGGCCGACGTCGTCGCTGCGGCGCGCCGGGTCGGCCTGGCCACGGAGGAGACCCTGGCCGAAGGCGAGTGGCGGTGTCTCGTGCTCCGCCCGTTCGCTGATCCGGCCGGGGCGGACGCCGGCCGATGA